One Candidatus Binatota bacterium genomic window carries:
- a CDS encoding glycosyltransferase family 1 protein, with amino-acid sequence MKVLFLEASSGHVVGGSLTGMVHLIRGLDRSRYEPVVVLYEDKEVVEELQQLGVRVIVFNKRRLPRDHGLHTNPSYRRVKSVSAVASAMQVVRRAGDFALETLPTALRLSRVLLAEKPDLVHVCNGYRANLDAIVAARLCRIPCVVHSKGFDKHSFVERGLAGGVAASICMTEAIKSHCVSQGIRPPSYHVIYDGLDLERFKPEKPVGEIRRELGIGEGGRLVVVVGNLQEWKGQVVVLEALLLLKDRIPALTIALVGGVHRSGHDYAERCRRFVEEHELSSRVIFTGARGDVPDVMASADVVVHSSVRGEPFGRVIIEAMAVGTPVVATRAGGVPEFVHHEKDGLLVEPGDPAALADALLSILENGELAQTLALGGRANAELFSLQRHVDSICAIYDGVIDRYHGSPGRGVRA; translated from the coding sequence ATGAAAGTCCTTTTTCTCGAGGCTTCATCCGGGCACGTGGTCGGTGGGTCTCTGACCGGGATGGTCCATCTCATCAGGGGACTGGACCGTTCCCGCTACGAACCGGTAGTTGTCCTTTACGAGGACAAGGAAGTAGTCGAGGAACTCCAACAGCTGGGAGTACGCGTCATCGTTTTCAACAAGCGACGCTTGCCCCGGGACCACGGCTTGCACACAAACCCCAGCTACCGCCGGGTCAAGTCTGTTTCGGCGGTCGCTTCGGCCATGCAGGTCGTGCGCCGAGCCGGCGACTTCGCCTTGGAAACCTTGCCCACAGCCTTGAGGTTGTCACGGGTGCTTTTGGCCGAAAAACCGGACCTCGTTCACGTCTGCAATGGCTACAGGGCCAACCTTGATGCTATCGTGGCCGCGCGGCTGTGTCGTATCCCCTGCGTGGTGCACAGCAAGGGCTTTGACAAGCACTCGTTCGTAGAGCGCGGCCTGGCTGGCGGTGTCGCAGCGTCGATCTGCATGACCGAGGCCATTAAGAGTCACTGCGTGTCGCAGGGAATACGCCCCCCGTCCTATCACGTGATTTACGACGGCCTTGATCTTGAACGCTTCAAGCCGGAGAAACCTGTCGGCGAAATAAGGCGCGAACTCGGTATAGGAGAGGGCGGCAGGCTGGTCGTGGTGGTAGGCAACCTCCAGGAGTGGAAGGGGCAGGTAGTGGTGCTCGAGGCGCTGCTTCTTCTCAAAGACAGGATTCCGGCTTTGACCATTGCCTTGGTCGGGGGAGTGCACAGGAGTGGGCACGACTACGCGGAGCGCTGTCGGCGTTTCGTGGAAGAGCACGAGCTATCCTCGAGGGTTATTTTTACCGGTGCGCGTGGCGATGTACCCGACGTGATGGCTTCGGCCGACGTGGTCGTTCATAGCTCGGTGCGCGGCGAGCCTTTTGGTCGCGTGATAATCGAAGCCATGGCCGTCGGAACGCCGGTGGTCGCCACGAGGGCAGGGGGGGTACCCGAGTTCGTGCACCATGAAAAGGATGGGCTCCTGGTCGAGCCTGGCGACCCCGCGGCACTGGCCGACGCCCTTTTGTCAATACTCGAGAACGGCGAACTCGCGCAAACACTGGCCCTCGGCGGACGGGCTAACGCGGAGCTTTTTTCGCTGCAACGGCACGTAGATAGCATTTGCGCTATTTATGACGGCGTGATCGACCGCTATCATGGTAGCCCGGGGCGCGGCGTCCGGGCCTGA
- a CDS encoding glycosyltransferase: MSSSRPVPIAYVVASMHTGGTQTHLLQVLRLLDRGRFAPHVFALRDEGDLLSRVAALDVPVTTLGMSGGLGRLVDWQGARRLVGELKALGPSLVHGYLLRGNFFAAVCGRLAGVKWVVTSRRGLHEPSGLSEWAAVSVSNSLANLVTGNSPAVLEFTERVEGVKRDKMVMIPSGIDLRRFQVAAESTDRQADGPVLAVVMQFKPRKGYPVLLDVISVLATEFPGLRVRVAGERELAGEAAELAHARGVADRIEPCGVVDDMPAFFAEADVFLLPSETEGMSNALLEAMAMQMPVVSTAVGGAPIMIDHGISGYLVEYGDVQGTASLLRAIFNDRSLGAEMGRKARERVEQRFSAESMVRQMEGMYEALIAKGA, encoded by the coding sequence ATGAGTAGCAGCCGTCCAGTTCCAATCGCCTACGTTGTCGCTTCGATGCATACAGGTGGCACGCAAACCCACCTGCTACAGGTTCTTAGGTTGCTCGACCGCGGTCGCTTTGCGCCTCACGTGTTTGCGCTCAGGGACGAGGGGGATCTCCTGTCCCGGGTCGCTGCTCTGGATGTTCCGGTGACTACACTGGGAATGAGCGGTGGGCTTGGTCGCCTTGTCGACTGGCAGGGCGCGCGTCGGCTGGTGGGGGAGCTGAAGGCACTCGGGCCCAGCCTCGTGCACGGCTACTTGCTGAGGGGCAATTTTTTTGCAGCGGTTTGTGGTCGCTTGGCTGGTGTCAAGTGGGTGGTTACCAGTCGCCGAGGTTTGCACGAGCCGTCGGGTCTGTCTGAGTGGGCCGCGGTCAGTGTGTCCAACTCACTCGCCAACCTGGTCACGGGCAATTCACCGGCAGTGCTCGAGTTCACCGAGAGGGTGGAGGGCGTGAAGCGGGATAAAATGGTAATGATTCCCAGCGGGATAGACCTGCGTCGATTTCAGGTGGCGGCGGAGTCCACAGACCGGCAGGCTGACGGCCCGGTGCTGGCCGTGGTGATGCAGTTCAAGCCACGCAAGGGATACCCGGTTCTGCTCGACGTGATCTCGGTATTGGCAACGGAGTTTCCCGGCCTGCGCGTCAGGGTGGCGGGAGAACGTGAGCTCGCCGGCGAGGCCGCCGAACTGGCCCATGCGCGTGGCGTGGCTGACAGGATCGAGCCCTGCGGCGTCGTGGATGATATGCCCGCTTTTTTTGCGGAGGCGGACGTGTTCCTGCTTCCCTCGGAAACAGAGGGAATGTCCAACGCATTGCTCGAAGCAATGGCGATGCAGATGCCCGTAGTATCGACCGCAGTCGGTGGAGCGCCTATAATGATCGACCATGGTATATCGGGTTACCTCGTGGAGTATGGCGACGTGCAGGGTACTGCTAGCCTTTTGAGGGCGATTTTTAACGATCGGTCGCTGGGCGCCGAGATGGGGCGCAAAGCTCGTGAAAGGGTCGAGCAGCGCTTTTCTGCCGAATCGATGGTGCGGCAGATGGAAGGCATGTACGAAGCCCTGATCGCGAAAGGCGCGTAG
- a CDS encoding flippase, whose translation MADTPPTNKEPAWTGGSLTRDVTGTFGTRILTMAVGMFTGMVTARMLGPEHRGIFALVALFPASVVTLAKFGQAQATVYFIRREKEDVGQVVANVLYLALSSSVVLVAAIIIFREQLLGTILRGASSWSLAVVLPLVPVLLMESYLYSALQATDRFKVYNTRLLAESLITLVAMTVVLVGFEAGLPGALAVVITVRMFMGAWVLWSVNKETPIARGFDPGLFRRMFRYGIKSHVQIIASHFHFKADIYMVAYFLNPAQVAFYSIAARLAEHLMYIPQSLGMAMFPRLAGSSEEEAHRMTAMACRQILVISGLAAAVLALSGRWFITLWYGSDFAPAAIPLPWICSGIVMMSLYVLLSRNFTSRNRQQVNIVAAYIALAGNLGLNLLLIPSRGIAGAAMATTLSYTVAAVLLLVFFLRESGLGLSEVLVLRRSDIASWRRALVELRGRSHG comes from the coding sequence GTGGCTGACACCCCGCCGACCAACAAAGAACCGGCCTGGACGGGGGGAAGCCTGACCCGCGACGTCACGGGTACCTTCGGCACACGAATACTGACCATGGCCGTGGGCATGTTCACCGGCATGGTGACTGCCCGTATGCTCGGGCCCGAGCATCGAGGGATATTCGCGCTCGTCGCGCTGTTTCCCGCCAGCGTGGTAACCCTGGCCAAGTTCGGGCAGGCCCAGGCGACCGTGTATTTTATCCGTCGCGAGAAGGAAGACGTTGGCCAGGTGGTAGCCAACGTTCTTTATCTGGCGCTTAGTAGTTCCGTGGTGCTGGTGGCCGCGATCATAATTTTCAGGGAGCAGTTGCTGGGCACCATACTCAGGGGTGCCTCGAGTTGGAGTCTTGCCGTTGTCCTGCCGCTGGTGCCCGTGCTGCTCATGGAGAGCTACCTGTACTCGGCCTTGCAGGCCACCGACCGGTTCAAGGTGTATAACACAAGGCTATTGGCCGAATCGTTGATCACGCTGGTGGCCATGACCGTGGTGCTGGTGGGCTTCGAGGCAGGCTTGCCTGGAGCACTGGCTGTCGTCATCACGGTGAGAATGTTCATGGGAGCCTGGGTGTTATGGTCCGTCAACAAGGAGACACCTATCGCGCGCGGATTCGACCCCGGTCTTTTTCGCCGGATGTTTCGTTACGGCATTAAGTCCCACGTGCAGATCATCGCTTCCCATTTTCACTTCAAGGCCGACATCTACATGGTCGCGTATTTTTTGAACCCGGCGCAAGTGGCTTTCTACTCAATAGCTGCTCGTCTTGCCGAGCACTTGATGTACATTCCGCAGTCGTTGGGCATGGCAATGTTTCCGCGCCTCGCGGGGAGCAGTGAAGAGGAAGCCCACCGGATGACAGCCATGGCTTGCCGGCAGATCCTGGTTATATCGGGCCTGGCGGCCGCTGTGCTCGCCCTGAGCGGCCGGTGGTTTATAACATTGTGGTACGGCAGTGATTTCGCACCCGCGGCGATCCCACTTCCGTGGATCTGCTCTGGGATAGTCATGATGTCTCTGTACGTGTTGCTGTCGCGAAATTTCACGAGTCGCAACCGGCAGCAGGTCAATATCGTGGCGGCGTACATAGCCCTGGCCGGGAACCTGGGGCTGAACCTGTTGCTCATTCCGTCGCGCGGCATCGCTGGTGCCGCCATGGCCACCACGTTGTCGTATACCGTGGCCGCCGTACTGTTGCTGGTATTCTTTCTTCGGGAATCGGGATTGGGTTTGTCAGAAGTCCTGGTTTTACGTCGGAGCGACATCGCATCGTGGCGTCGGGCCCTGGTTGAGCTCCGAGGGCGAAGCCACGGTTAG